The following coding sequences are from one Nicotiana tomentosiformis chromosome 3, ASM39032v3, whole genome shotgun sequence window:
- the LOC104107941 gene encoding heavy metal-associated isoprenylated plant protein 39-like, which yields MAQMKVVMKVLTMSDEKTKQKAIEAAADILGVDSIAADLKEQKLTVIGEMDAVAVVKKLKKAVGKVDIISVGPAKEEKKEEKKEEKKEEKKEEKKEEPQK from the exons ATGGCTCAGATGAAAGTGGTAATGAAGGTTCTTACCATGTCTGATGAAAAGACAAAGCAGAAAGCCATAGAAGCTGCAGCTGATATTTTAG GGGTAGATTCAATAGCAGCAGATCTAAAGGAACAGAAACTAACAGTGATAGGAGAAATGGATGCAGTGGCAGTGGTAAAGAAGTTGAAAAAGGCAGTGGGTAAAGTTGATATAATATCAGTAGGGCCAGCTAAGGAAGAGAAGAAAGAGGAAAAGAAAGAggaaaagaaggaagaaaagaaagaggaaaaGAAAGAAGAGCCGCAGAAGTGA
- the LOC108947160 gene encoding uncharacterized mitochondrial protein AtMg00810-like yields the protein MVTIRTVLSLAAVNDWWNDPSLIQDMKNVLQSNFKIKDLGELRYFLGLEFARTKDGVLMHQRKYALELISDLVLAGSKPLGAPLKLNLKLTFAEFDQHAATKVVRYVKQAPGLGIFFSASGSNQLQAFCDADWASCPVSMKSTTGYVIKYGNSLI from the exons ATGGTCACTATCAGAACTGTATTGTCTTTGGCAGCAGTCAATGATTGGT GGAATGATCCGTCTCTAATTCAAGACATGAAAAATGTACTGCAAAGCAATTTTAAGATCAAGGATTTAGGAGAACTTAGGTACTTCCTTGGCCTAGAGTTTGCAAGAACTAAGGATGGCGTCCTCATGCATCAGAGAAAATATGCTTTGGAGTTGATTTCTGATTTGGTGCTAGCTGGATCCAAGCCTCTTGGTGCTCCTCTAAAGCTAAATCTCAAGCTTACCTTTGCAGAGTTTGATCAACAC GCTGCTACTAAGGTGGTGAGATATGTGAAGCAGGCCCCTGGCCTTGGTATTTTCTTTTCTGCTTCCGGTTCTAATCAGCTTCAGGCCTTTTGTGATGCTGACTGGGCCTCTTGTCCAGTTAGCATGAAATCTACCACTGGCTATGTGATCAAATATGGGAACTCTCTTATTTGA